gactgtatgtttctagaaacttgtccatttcttctaggttgtctaatttgttgccatatagttgttcatagtattctcttgtggggttttttgtttgtttgtttgtttgttttttggtatttctgtagtgttggttgtaatttctccattttcctttcttattttatttatttgggtcctcttccttttcttcttggtgagcctggctggAGGTTTGTCaactttgtttactctttcaaaaaaccagctcttggtttgattgatttttttttctgctttgttgctttttttttttttaatctctcttttatttctttcctccctgatctttattatttctttccttctcctgactttgggttttgtttgttcttctttttctaattcttttaggtggtaggttaggttgttatttgaaattgttcttggtttttgaggaaagcctgttttgctatgaacttccttcttaggactgcttttgctgcaccccatagattttgtgtggttgtgttttcattgtcatttgtttcaaagtattttttaattttttctttgatttcatcattgacccattggttttttagtagcatgttgtttagtctccatgcagttgtttttatttcatttgtctttctgtggttTCATGCCATTAGTAGTcaaaaaagatgcttgaaataatttctatcctcttaaatttgttgagacttcttTTGTGTCCACGTATGcaatctatcctagagaatgttccatgtgcacttgaaaagcaTGTATATTCTGGTTTgaggggatgtaatgtcctaaaaatatcaactatgtccaactgttctattgtgtcatttagtatctgtGTTGTCTTGTTGACTTTCTGTATGGAaaatctgtccagtgatgttagtgGAATGTTAAAgtttcctactattattgtgttcccatcaatttctctcGTTATGTCTGTTACTATTTGTTTTGTACATtcaggtgctcctatattgggtgcatatatgttaacaagtgtaatatcctcttcttgtattgctgCTTTAATcgttatgtagtgtccttctttttctttctttatgacctttgttttaaagtttattttgtctgatatgagtattgttACCCccgctttcttgtcatttccatttgcatgaaatatctttttccaccctctcactttcaatctatgtgtgtccttcactctaaagtgggtctctaggcagcatattgtaggctcctGTTTTATTGCCCAACCTGCCAccctgtcttttgattggagcttttatttcattgacatttacagtaattattgataaatgtgtgtttattgccattttgaactttgttttccagttgatttggtatttcttctttgttcctttctttttcttttcatttttctttttgtggtttgataattttcttttgtattagcttggtttctttgtgattttgtgactctattgtatgttttgatttgtggttaccctgtttttccaAGTATGTgaacccattactgtatctgttgactttagactggtagtcatataggctcaaacacatcctaagcagaacaaaaaaagaattgtttttttaaatctacattttcttgttcCACTCtgccaccttttatgattttgatgtcctcttttacatcttcatgtttattctcttgcagctgattgtagttattgcatttccagttgtggttttctcttttctgtagcttcctgcttcttttctatttagtgtagacctttcattatttcttttacaataggtttagtttttgcttgtctgtgaaattctttatctctccctcTATACTAAAGGGTAGTCTTAGTGGATAGAGTAGCCTAGGTTGCAGCTTCTtctcattcagaactttgaatatatctggccactcccttctggccagcagtgtttgtgtagagaaatcagctgaaagccctatgggggttcccttgtaactaagtttttttttttctcttgctgcctttatctttaactttggccatcttaattataatatgtcttgctataggtctgtttgggttcttcttgtttgggacccactgtgcttcctgtacttggatatctagttccttctttaggtttgggaagttttgagTCATGATGTTTtcaaatttcaatttcaattccttcccttttctctttcttctccttctgggacccctgtatgcataggttggcatgctttatattatctggtaagtcccttatattgctttcattggttttcccTTGCTTTTTCTGTCTGCTGCTCTGATTCAGTGATTTctcttgtcctgtcttctaaatcatttattcattcctctgcattatctagtctgcttttgactgcctttagctctgCTCCTATCTCAGCCAttgaattttctgattttaatagctcctctttataatttctatttccctttttatagtattctgcatttgtattcatagtctgtcttatttccttcagtgttttgaTCACcacctttttgaagtcatgatctagtagactgtcaaggtctatttcattgtttgTTATTTCAGGGGACTTctgtgttcttttaattgggagtggttcctctgcttcttcattttacttacacTTCTCAGACTCtgtggatttaggagtatcagcTATCTACTGTGATCCTGAAGggctgttgggtttttttccctcaagtgtgagcattcctgtgtagactgtgcacaTCTAGTAATTTTGTCACAAGGGATGTTTTTAGTATAGAGGCcatgtctttcttccatgtgtgttgaCTCTTATTACTTTGATTGTGGTTGTGGCGATCAGAGTCTGCCCTGGTTGTTGAGCAGGGccttctttttgttctgtggttgtcacagctctgacaggggccaggtctgctcccctgttgctggaatagaggcttctagacccatttctgagctgcagtATGTGGTAGGCCGGGTTGGAGTGCTTCAGCTGGAAGAAAAACCGCCGAGCGTACCTCCCAGGAGATGTCCACCAGGAAGTGTCTTCTGGGGTGTTGTCTGTCATGTGTTACACGGGCTaacaaagtactctttgttgatgctgccCTTGTCCCCACCTCAGCCACGGGAATGTCAGCaacctgctctggtgtcccccaggttctgcaCCTGCACAGCCACCAGTGCAGACCTGCCAACGTCAAGCACTAGAACCCACCATGGCGAGTgtgcagtcacacacctggaTCCACTGCAGGGTCAGCACAGAGACTCCAGCCCCACGTCTGCGTTAACACCAAACCCACCCCCACTGTGCACCAGAACTCCGCTCATTGCTCATTCCTCTTAGAGGTGCAGGTCCACAAAGGCTTGAGCAGAGCAAAtctgccctctctgcctggggctatAATCAAATCTCAGTCTCACCTGTGAAGTTGGGTGGCCCTTGGGTATGGATTCAGGATTCcacccctcctctgcctgggagctgcgCATCAGCGATAGTGATGGCCATgactgagccccgcctctcttctcacaAGAACACGCCCATCAACAGTGGTGCTGAGCAATGCCCTCTGGGCCAGCAGAGACAACGGCTATGGCCCTCCCCGCCTGGAGCATcagcagtgttgctttttttggtgggggtaaaGGGGTCCCAGGATGTTCTGCTCTGCACACTCTCACAGCCACAGCCCACACCACACTCCAGCCCCCTAAGGGCTgcagccccaccaccaccaccccgccCCGGCTCGTCACTgagctccagcagccagtccGGCCCACCCCTGCCATCTCGTGTCTCAGGCTAGGGATCTCAGGGACCGTCTGTGCTGGTTTCTCTCAGTTCTTTCTGCTAAGCGGCTGCTGCTTTCTCCCCCAAGCCTCAGAAGCTCTCTTTCTGTCCCTACTGACTTCCCTGCTGGAGAGGGGGCACCCCAGCATGAGGGcacttttcctcctttgctgctccttcCCCACGGGACAGGTCCTACaccagtttcctttttctttttttctcctactgATTTTTGTGAGGAATCTTCTTGTATTTCAAAGTAAGAGATACTCTGCCAAAGTTCAGGAGGTGTTCTGTGTGAATTGATGGGTCTGTAgatgtaattttcagtgtatttgtgggagagggtgagctatgtgtccttctactccgccatcttggcacTGGCCCCCTAGAACTTGATTTTTAGCTCCTTGATGGACAGTGGGTTAGAAGCAGATTTGCCCCGAGGGGGCCTGGGGGGCTGGCCTTGCCAAGGAGTGAGCAGCTTTAAGAACTGCTCAGAAGGTAGATTCGAGAAGATTTGGTACAGATGTGCAGTGTGGGCAGGAAGATGCCACATGTGTTGGGTGTGACATGTCCTTGGGCCTTCCAAGTGGACATGTCTCCAAACCTGGagccagaggtgggggctgggggtgtgaCACCCAGGAAGGACCGAAGTTGTGAGAATGGACCGGCCTCCAAGGAGAGAACTGGGAGTGGGCGGGGCGTCTCCTTGGTGTCTGAGTGGGAAGCTGTTTCTGGACACTTTGTGGAGAAGCCTCTGAGCCAAATATTAGTCCTTGAGAAGGATATCCATGCAACAGTAGAGGGTGGATTGGAGTGAGTGAgaccagaggcagggagagaaatTATTCCATGTATCCTGGGGGTAGGCCTGGTCTTCTCTGGGCCTCCCCTTTGAGTCTGGGTCAGTCTGTGTCCCAGAAGAGGGTGTGGACTTAGACCACAGTGGTTCTGCTGCTGACACAGCACTCACCCCCGGGGGCTGGGAGCTGGATCCCTACTGTGGACCCATTTCACAGGGACTCATGCGCACCCCTCGCCTGGAGCTGCCTGGACTTGTAGGACAGCTGGTGGGCCGGGGGGTTGGAGCTATGCCTCCGGGCTCTGGGGTAGCTCACCTGTGTACCTGTCACAGAGAATCCAGGAGTCCTGCCAGAGCGGCACCAAGTGGCTGGTGGAAACCCAGGTGAAagccagaaggaggaagagaggggcacAGAAGGGCAGCAGCCCCCCAGCTCACAGCCTGAGCCAGCAGAGCAGCTGGCTGTCGGGAGCCGGCCCCGCCCGCTCAGCCCTGGACCCTAGGGAGTGGGAGCATCGCCACCTCTCTGCCCACGCGGGCCCGCGGGCCCACCCAAGGCGGCGGTCCAGGAGGGAGGCTGCCTTCCGGAGCCCCTACTCCTCGGCAGagcccctctgctcccccaggtaAATGGACTAGCACCTTGCCCACCCCCAAAACACTAACCGGGCCCTGGGGCTCCGTGGAGCCAGGAAAATCCCAAGCCGAGTCACACCGTGCTCTGGCCCAGCTGTGCCCCGCTAGGTTCTTCagggccttggtttccccatctgtcaaagGAAGAGGTATCACACTCACCCAAGCTCCTGGTGAACCCGGAAGTCAGTTTTGAAGCCATCTGGAGGCCTGAGGCTCAGTTTTCAAGTGGAGAAAGCAGTGCTCAGCTCTGCAAGGTCACCCATCCTTGACCTTGGCCTGGTGGGCCTTGATCCAGCTGTTTTCTGCCAGCTGCTCCAAGCTGCTCTGATGTCACCTTCCGGAGTGGGGGTCTGGGGTGACATGTTCCCAGCACCTGCCAGTCCTCACCTGGGCCCACACAGCAGGCCCCAGTGCTGGGTGGGTTAGGGTTCCAACAGTGACTGTGCATGCGGCTTTTCCTTCCATTCAGCGAGTCTGACAGTGACCTGGAGCCTATAGGGGCAGGAATCCAGCGTCTCCAGAAGCTGTCCCAAGAGCTGGACGAAGTCATCGCAGCTGAAGAGAGGTGAGTTGGCCTGCCGTGCTTCAAAGCGACATGGCCGGGAGGGACCCCTGAGCCaggccactttttttttaaggcaggcCTCTGGTTCTGGCTCTGCCCCGCTGTGTGACCCTGCTCATGCctcaccttctctgagcctctgtcacCTCATCTGCAACATGCATAGGTCTCCTCCTTGA
This is a stretch of genomic DNA from Camelus bactrianus isolate YW-2024 breed Bactrian camel chromosome 16, ASM4877302v1, whole genome shotgun sequence. It encodes these proteins:
- the PIMREG gene encoding protein PIMREG isoform X2; translation: MASRWPGVGATIRRRSLQNQEQLEESKALQPAVGHPQTSSGALGSLCRQFQRRLPLRTVSLNLGAGSSWKRLETPEPGQQGLQAAARSAKNALGAVSQRIQESCQSGTKWLVETQVKARRRKRGAQKGSSPPAHSLSQQSSWLSGAGPARSALDPREWEHRHLSAHAGPRAHPRRRSRREAAFRSPYSSAEPLCSPSESDSDLEPIGAGIQRLQKLSQELDEVIAAEESGDMTVSLIRD
- the PIMREG gene encoding protein PIMREG isoform X1 — translated: MASRWPGVGATIRRRSLQNQEQLEESKALQPAVGHPQTSSGALGSLCRQFQRRLPLRTVSLNLGAGSSWKRLETPEPGQQGLQAAARSAKNALGAVSQRIQESCQSGTKWLVETQVKARRRKRGAQKGSSPPAHSLSQQSSWLSGAGPARSALDPREWEHRHLSAHAGPRAHPRRRSRREAAFRSPYSSAEPLCSPSESDSDLEPIGAGIQRLQKLSQELDEVIAAEERIRASRQFLKTQEPAVSLGRCQQGPD